In Amaranthus tricolor cultivar Red isolate AtriRed21 chromosome 5, ASM2621246v1, whole genome shotgun sequence, a genomic segment contains:
- the LOC130813036 gene encoding uncharacterized protein LOC130813036 isoform X4 yields the protein MLQWMGGSRRKVTASRKSTQKRQKQYFEQRKRQQLQSEVAYTENNVDGLATHDDEKRNRSLDILSLLNVSKVTEQSKPLYGIENGLSMTNKATRTIQDLDSIPTKKSEGHAFPASYHTSKSTPNQMIDEPTATEFTLPSQTREPSPCKLERLSSKKSVDDHCGNSSYGKNMDSEYLKNASSVQPSLFEIIGDDGAIDTLDKEPVQEAHVAFSIEGLGKVGTETPMQSPQHLGSMLNGDQSSFTKAAKKMNSFKNFNTLRDELATDVDCLMEDVEIPSRHNLLSRNKLGPFSDSEHELSTSKDCMHYDVKQYKMNSHCDEDEAGYVNFWNASSSFLDYPEVDEKCGVNWKNSDPIDNSFVWRNDSSDFNIERCYSPLRWQEKMPDNILDGNFHFASFDEPKYSSSMCNYHPQDRFSHFINLKDTGDSLASLGGETSSSAAVRGGCSTDMPSARRRKRHGGNVNMVLEVNDEGFQYLTSTSTSLRQEACKSSRKHTRSSSLHSKSPFFSQAPVYEHEGHCLFKEEFSLPKINSQLGSTFGSFEKNQNLGGDSFSLYTGTDFCRSKFSFKGSEKDTPIEFTSENFDARQPFRSRKSFNSSFISKSVFGDTLLDARDVEVHIQSSSPPETYGDIESPLSPELSAQESVTENVENCSKSKTPCPEKLIQVSTEIKDVPSERRLPIQEMIVKNYSGSRKLANNGISQEVRANAVEANAEDTSLSIKLTRDSDEEPKTPTELQGGTPPLCQQKVKVSVDDVRCYAGNNMAYYDNLKGPEPKTGLTDPCYQVMTVERYVLKLFSPKGKAAFWNSVKLL from the exons ATGTTGCAGTGGATGGGAGGATCAAGGCGGAAGGTTACAGCT TCTAGGAAGTCAACACAAAAGAG GCAAAAGCAGTACTTTGAGCAAAGGAAACGACAGCAGCTGCAGTCAGAGGTTGCGTATACAGAAAATAATGTTGATGGTTTAGCTACACATGACGATGAAAAGAGAAATCGATCATTGGATATCTTAAGTCTTCTCAATGTTTCAAAAGTTACAGAACAAAGCAAGCCTTTGTATGGCATTG AGAATGGATTGAGCATGACTAACAAAGCCACTCGTACCATTCAAGATCTGGATTCAA TTCCTACAAAGAAGTCTGAAGGCCATGCCTTTCCAGCAAGTTATCACACGTCCAAAAGTACTCCAAATCAAATGATTGATGAGCCCACTGCTACAGAGTTCACTTTACCTAGTCAAACAA GGGAACCATCACCGTGTAAACTGGAAAGATTGTCCTCGAAAAAATCAGTAGATGATCATTG TGGAAACTCTTCATATGGAAAAAATATGGATTCAGAATACTTAAAGAATGCTTCCTCAGTAC AACCATCATTATTTGAAATAATTGGTGATGATGGAGCAATAGACACTTTAGACAAAGAACCTGTGCAGGAGGCTCATGTTGCATTCTCCATTGAAG GTTTAGGGAAAGTAGGAACTGAAACACCTATGCAGTCGCCACAACATCTTGGAAG TATGCTAAATGGTGATCAGTCCTCATTTACAAAGGCTGCTAAGAAAATGAATTCCTTTAAGAACTTCAATACATTGCGGGATGAACTTGCAACTGATGTG GATTGCTTGATGGAGGATGTTGAAATACCGTCTCGACACAATCTCCTATCTAGAAATAAACTCGGTCCGTTTAGTGACAGTGAGCATGAACTATCAACTTCCAAAGATTGCATGCATTATGATGTCAAGCAATACAAGATGAATTCTCATTGTGACGAAGACGAAGCTGGATATGTTAATTTCTGGAATG CTAGCTCTTCCTTCTTGGACTATCCTGAGGTTGATGAGAAATGTGGCGTGAACTGGAAGAATTCTGATCCTATTGATAACTCTTTTGTCTGGAGAAATGATTCATCAGATTTTAATATTGAAAGGTGTTATTCACCACTGAG GTGGCAAGAGAAAATGCCTGATAATATTTTAG ATGGCAATTTCCATTTTGCATCCTTCGATGAACCTAA GTACTCTTCCTCTATGTGCAATTATCATCCACAAGATCGCTTCTCTCATTTTATTAATCTGAAAGATACGGGGGATAGCTTGGCCTCATTAGG CGGAGAAACTTCTTCGTCCGCTGCAG TGAGGGGTGGGTGCAGTACTGATATGCCATCTGCAAGACGCAGAAAAAGACATGGTGGGAATGtgaacatggtattagaggtaAATGATGAAGGGTTTCAGTACCTAACGTCCACTTCCACTTCATTGAGACAAGaagcatgtaaatcatctagGAAACATACCAGATCGAGTTCATTGCATTCCAAGTCTCCCTTCTTTTCACAGGCTCCTGTCTATGAACATGAAGGTCATTGCTTATTCAAAGAAGAGTTCTCCTTGCCCAAAATAAATTCACAACTTGGGTCTACCTTTGGGTCATTTGAGAAAAACCAAAACCTGGGAGGAGATTCGTTCAGCCTTTATACTGGAACTGACTTTTGTAGATCTAAATTCTCTTTTAAGGGTTCTGAGAAAGATACTCCAATCGAGTTTACCTCAGAAAATTTTGACGCTCGCCAACCTTTCCGTTCAAGGAAATCCTTTAATTCCTCTTTCATCTCAAAATCTGTTTTTGGGGACACCTTGCTGGATGCACGTGACGTAGAAGTCCATATCCAGTCTTCAAGCCCTCCTGAGACTTATGGGGACATTGAATCTCCTCTTTCGCCTGAGTTGTCAGCGCAGGAAAGTGTCACTGAGAATGTGGAGAACTGTTCTAAGAGTAAGACACCATGTCCGGAAAAACTCATCCAAGTCTCCACCGAAATTAAGGATGTTCCATCAGAAAGAAGGTTGCCAATTCAAGAAATGATTGTAAAAAACTATAGTGGATCTCGTAAATTAGCTAATAATGGTATCTCTCAAGAAGTAAGAGCAAATGCTGTGGAAGCAAATGCAGAAGATACTTCTTTGTCCATCAAGTTGACACGTGACTCAGATGAAGAGCCGAAAACTCCTACAGA ATTGCAAGGCGGTACGCCTCCTCTTTGTCAACAGAAGGTCAAAG TTTCTGTGGATGATGTTCGGTGTTATGCGGGCAACAATATGGCTTACTATGACAATCTCAAAGGACCGGAACCAAAGACTGGATTGACTGATCCATGTTACCAAGTTATGACAGTTGAAAGGTATGTTTTAAAACTATTCAGTCCAAAGGGAAAAGCTGCTTTCTGGAATTCCGTGAAGCTGCTCTGA
- the LOC130813036 gene encoding uncharacterized protein LOC130813036 isoform X1, translating to MLQWMGGSRRKVTASRKSTQKRQKQYFEQRKRQQLQSEVAYTENNVDGLATHDDEKRNRSLDILSLLNVSKVTEQSKPLYGIENGLSMTNKATRTIQDLDSSMYLLAAHASCVSFTFIAFRMMSFLSMAFHFIFKVPTKKSEGHAFPASYHTSKSTPNQMIDEPTATEFTLPSQTREPSPCKLERLSSKKSVDDHCGNSSYGKNMDSEYLKNASSVQPSLFEIIGDDGAIDTLDKEPVQEAHVAFSIEGLGKVGTETPMQSPQHLGSMLNGDQSSFTKAAKKMNSFKNFNTLRDELATDVDCLMEDVEIPSRHNLLSRNKLGPFSDSEHELSTSKDCMHYDVKQYKMNSHCDEDEAGYVNFWNASSSFLDYPEVDEKCGVNWKNSDPIDNSFVWRNDSSDFNIERCYSPLRWQEKMPDNILDGNFHFASFDEPKYSSSMCNYHPQDRFSHFINLKDTGDSLASLGGETSSSAAVRGGCSTDMPSARRRKRHGGNVNMVLEVNDEGFQYLTSTSTSLRQEACKSSRKHTRSSSLHSKSPFFSQAPVYEHEGHCLFKEEFSLPKINSQLGSTFGSFEKNQNLGGDSFSLYTGTDFCRSKFSFKGSEKDTPIEFTSENFDARQPFRSRKSFNSSFISKSVFGDTLLDARDVEVHIQSSSPPETYGDIESPLSPELSAQESVTENVENCSKSKTPCPEKLIQVSTEIKDVPSERRLPIQEMIVKNYSGSRKLANNGISQEVRANAVEANAEDTSLSIKLTRDSDEEPKTPTELQGGTPPLCQQKVKVSVDDVRCYAGNNMAYYDNLKGPEPKTGLTDPCYQVMTVERYVLKLFSPKGKAAFWNSVKLL from the exons ATGTTGCAGTGGATGGGAGGATCAAGGCGGAAGGTTACAGCT TCTAGGAAGTCAACACAAAAGAG GCAAAAGCAGTACTTTGAGCAAAGGAAACGACAGCAGCTGCAGTCAGAGGTTGCGTATACAGAAAATAATGTTGATGGTTTAGCTACACATGACGATGAAAAGAGAAATCGATCATTGGATATCTTAAGTCTTCTCAATGTTTCAAAAGTTACAGAACAAAGCAAGCCTTTGTATGGCATTG AGAATGGATTGAGCATGACTAACAAAGCCACTCGTACCATTCAAGATCTGGATTCAAGTATGTATCTACTAGCTGCACATGCTTCATGTGTTAGCTTTACATTTATTGCATTCAGAATGATGTCATTCCTTTCCATGGCTTTCCATTTCATATTCAAAGTTCCTACAAAGAAGTCTGAAGGCCATGCCTTTCCAGCAAGTTATCACACGTCCAAAAGTACTCCAAATCAAATGATTGATGAGCCCACTGCTACAGAGTTCACTTTACCTAGTCAAACAA GGGAACCATCACCGTGTAAACTGGAAAGATTGTCCTCGAAAAAATCAGTAGATGATCATTG TGGAAACTCTTCATATGGAAAAAATATGGATTCAGAATACTTAAAGAATGCTTCCTCAGTAC AACCATCATTATTTGAAATAATTGGTGATGATGGAGCAATAGACACTTTAGACAAAGAACCTGTGCAGGAGGCTCATGTTGCATTCTCCATTGAAG GTTTAGGGAAAGTAGGAACTGAAACACCTATGCAGTCGCCACAACATCTTGGAAG TATGCTAAATGGTGATCAGTCCTCATTTACAAAGGCTGCTAAGAAAATGAATTCCTTTAAGAACTTCAATACATTGCGGGATGAACTTGCAACTGATGTG GATTGCTTGATGGAGGATGTTGAAATACCGTCTCGACACAATCTCCTATCTAGAAATAAACTCGGTCCGTTTAGTGACAGTGAGCATGAACTATCAACTTCCAAAGATTGCATGCATTATGATGTCAAGCAATACAAGATGAATTCTCATTGTGACGAAGACGAAGCTGGATATGTTAATTTCTGGAATG CTAGCTCTTCCTTCTTGGACTATCCTGAGGTTGATGAGAAATGTGGCGTGAACTGGAAGAATTCTGATCCTATTGATAACTCTTTTGTCTGGAGAAATGATTCATCAGATTTTAATATTGAAAGGTGTTATTCACCACTGAG GTGGCAAGAGAAAATGCCTGATAATATTTTAG ATGGCAATTTCCATTTTGCATCCTTCGATGAACCTAA GTACTCTTCCTCTATGTGCAATTATCATCCACAAGATCGCTTCTCTCATTTTATTAATCTGAAAGATACGGGGGATAGCTTGGCCTCATTAGG CGGAGAAACTTCTTCGTCCGCTGCAG TGAGGGGTGGGTGCAGTACTGATATGCCATCTGCAAGACGCAGAAAAAGACATGGTGGGAATGtgaacatggtattagaggtaAATGATGAAGGGTTTCAGTACCTAACGTCCACTTCCACTTCATTGAGACAAGaagcatgtaaatcatctagGAAACATACCAGATCGAGTTCATTGCATTCCAAGTCTCCCTTCTTTTCACAGGCTCCTGTCTATGAACATGAAGGTCATTGCTTATTCAAAGAAGAGTTCTCCTTGCCCAAAATAAATTCACAACTTGGGTCTACCTTTGGGTCATTTGAGAAAAACCAAAACCTGGGAGGAGATTCGTTCAGCCTTTATACTGGAACTGACTTTTGTAGATCTAAATTCTCTTTTAAGGGTTCTGAGAAAGATACTCCAATCGAGTTTACCTCAGAAAATTTTGACGCTCGCCAACCTTTCCGTTCAAGGAAATCCTTTAATTCCTCTTTCATCTCAAAATCTGTTTTTGGGGACACCTTGCTGGATGCACGTGACGTAGAAGTCCATATCCAGTCTTCAAGCCCTCCTGAGACTTATGGGGACATTGAATCTCCTCTTTCGCCTGAGTTGTCAGCGCAGGAAAGTGTCACTGAGAATGTGGAGAACTGTTCTAAGAGTAAGACACCATGTCCGGAAAAACTCATCCAAGTCTCCACCGAAATTAAGGATGTTCCATCAGAAAGAAGGTTGCCAATTCAAGAAATGATTGTAAAAAACTATAGTGGATCTCGTAAATTAGCTAATAATGGTATCTCTCAAGAAGTAAGAGCAAATGCTGTGGAAGCAAATGCAGAAGATACTTCTTTGTCCATCAAGTTGACACGTGACTCAGATGAAGAGCCGAAAACTCCTACAGA ATTGCAAGGCGGTACGCCTCCTCTTTGTCAACAGAAGGTCAAAG TTTCTGTGGATGATGTTCGGTGTTATGCGGGCAACAATATGGCTTACTATGACAATCTCAAAGGACCGGAACCAAAGACTGGATTGACTGATCCATGTTACCAAGTTATGACAGTTGAAAGGTATGTTTTAAAACTATTCAGTCCAAAGGGAAAAGCTGCTTTCTGGAATTCCGTGAAGCTGCTCTGA
- the LOC130813036 gene encoding uncharacterized protein LOC130813036 isoform X2, with protein MLQWMGGSRRKVTASRKSTQKRQKQYFEQRKRQQLQSEVAYTENNVDGLATHDDEKRNRSLDILSLLNVSKVTEQSKPLYGIENGLSMTNKATRTIQDLDSSMYLLAAHASCVSFTFIAFRMMSFLSMAFHFIFKVPTKKSEGHAFPASYHTSKSTPNQMIDEPTATEFTLPSQTREPSPCKLERLSSKKSVDDHCGNSSYGKNMDSEYLKNASSVQPSLFEIIGDDGAIDTLDKEPVQEAHVAFSIEGLGKVGTETPMQSPQHLGSMLNGDQSSFTKAAKKMNSFKNFNTLRDELATDVDCLMEDVEIPSRHNLLSRNKLGPFSDSEHELSTSKDCMHYDVKQYKMNSHCDEDEAGYVNFWNASSSFLDYPEVDEKCGVNWKNSDPIDNSFVWRNDSSDFNIERCYSPLRWQEKMPDNILDGNFHFASFDEPKYSSSMCNYHPQDRFSHFINLKDTGDSLASLGGETSSSAAVRGGCSTDMPSARRRKRHGGNVNMVLEVNDEGFQYLTSTSTSLRQEACKSSRKHTRSSSLHSKSPFFSQAPVYEHEGHCLFKEEFSLPKINSQLGSTFGSFEKNQNLGGDSFSLYTGTDFCRSKFSFKGSEKDTPIEFTSENFDARQPFRSRKSFNSSFISKSVFGDTLLDARDVEVHIQSSSPPETYGDIESPLSPELSAQESVTENVENCSKSKTPCPEKLIQVSTEIKDVPSERRLPIQEMIVKNYSGSRKLANNGISQEVRANAVEANAEDTSLSIKLTRDSDEEPKTPTELQGGTPPLCQQKVKVSVDDVRCYAGNNMAYYDNLKGPEPKTGLTDPCYQVMTVESAFNNLVIPLIAATTL; from the exons ATGTTGCAGTGGATGGGAGGATCAAGGCGGAAGGTTACAGCT TCTAGGAAGTCAACACAAAAGAG GCAAAAGCAGTACTTTGAGCAAAGGAAACGACAGCAGCTGCAGTCAGAGGTTGCGTATACAGAAAATAATGTTGATGGTTTAGCTACACATGACGATGAAAAGAGAAATCGATCATTGGATATCTTAAGTCTTCTCAATGTTTCAAAAGTTACAGAACAAAGCAAGCCTTTGTATGGCATTG AGAATGGATTGAGCATGACTAACAAAGCCACTCGTACCATTCAAGATCTGGATTCAAGTATGTATCTACTAGCTGCACATGCTTCATGTGTTAGCTTTACATTTATTGCATTCAGAATGATGTCATTCCTTTCCATGGCTTTCCATTTCATATTCAAAGTTCCTACAAAGAAGTCTGAAGGCCATGCCTTTCCAGCAAGTTATCACACGTCCAAAAGTACTCCAAATCAAATGATTGATGAGCCCACTGCTACAGAGTTCACTTTACCTAGTCAAACAA GGGAACCATCACCGTGTAAACTGGAAAGATTGTCCTCGAAAAAATCAGTAGATGATCATTG TGGAAACTCTTCATATGGAAAAAATATGGATTCAGAATACTTAAAGAATGCTTCCTCAGTAC AACCATCATTATTTGAAATAATTGGTGATGATGGAGCAATAGACACTTTAGACAAAGAACCTGTGCAGGAGGCTCATGTTGCATTCTCCATTGAAG GTTTAGGGAAAGTAGGAACTGAAACACCTATGCAGTCGCCACAACATCTTGGAAG TATGCTAAATGGTGATCAGTCCTCATTTACAAAGGCTGCTAAGAAAATGAATTCCTTTAAGAACTTCAATACATTGCGGGATGAACTTGCAACTGATGTG GATTGCTTGATGGAGGATGTTGAAATACCGTCTCGACACAATCTCCTATCTAGAAATAAACTCGGTCCGTTTAGTGACAGTGAGCATGAACTATCAACTTCCAAAGATTGCATGCATTATGATGTCAAGCAATACAAGATGAATTCTCATTGTGACGAAGACGAAGCTGGATATGTTAATTTCTGGAATG CTAGCTCTTCCTTCTTGGACTATCCTGAGGTTGATGAGAAATGTGGCGTGAACTGGAAGAATTCTGATCCTATTGATAACTCTTTTGTCTGGAGAAATGATTCATCAGATTTTAATATTGAAAGGTGTTATTCACCACTGAG GTGGCAAGAGAAAATGCCTGATAATATTTTAG ATGGCAATTTCCATTTTGCATCCTTCGATGAACCTAA GTACTCTTCCTCTATGTGCAATTATCATCCACAAGATCGCTTCTCTCATTTTATTAATCTGAAAGATACGGGGGATAGCTTGGCCTCATTAGG CGGAGAAACTTCTTCGTCCGCTGCAG TGAGGGGTGGGTGCAGTACTGATATGCCATCTGCAAGACGCAGAAAAAGACATGGTGGGAATGtgaacatggtattagaggtaAATGATGAAGGGTTTCAGTACCTAACGTCCACTTCCACTTCATTGAGACAAGaagcatgtaaatcatctagGAAACATACCAGATCGAGTTCATTGCATTCCAAGTCTCCCTTCTTTTCACAGGCTCCTGTCTATGAACATGAAGGTCATTGCTTATTCAAAGAAGAGTTCTCCTTGCCCAAAATAAATTCACAACTTGGGTCTACCTTTGGGTCATTTGAGAAAAACCAAAACCTGGGAGGAGATTCGTTCAGCCTTTATACTGGAACTGACTTTTGTAGATCTAAATTCTCTTTTAAGGGTTCTGAGAAAGATACTCCAATCGAGTTTACCTCAGAAAATTTTGACGCTCGCCAACCTTTCCGTTCAAGGAAATCCTTTAATTCCTCTTTCATCTCAAAATCTGTTTTTGGGGACACCTTGCTGGATGCACGTGACGTAGAAGTCCATATCCAGTCTTCAAGCCCTCCTGAGACTTATGGGGACATTGAATCTCCTCTTTCGCCTGAGTTGTCAGCGCAGGAAAGTGTCACTGAGAATGTGGAGAACTGTTCTAAGAGTAAGACACCATGTCCGGAAAAACTCATCCAAGTCTCCACCGAAATTAAGGATGTTCCATCAGAAAGAAGGTTGCCAATTCAAGAAATGATTGTAAAAAACTATAGTGGATCTCGTAAATTAGCTAATAATGGTATCTCTCAAGAAGTAAGAGCAAATGCTGTGGAAGCAAATGCAGAAGATACTTCTTTGTCCATCAAGTTGACACGTGACTCAGATGAAGAGCCGAAAACTCCTACAGA ATTGCAAGGCGGTACGCCTCCTCTTTGTCAACAGAAGGTCAAAG TTTCTGTGGATGATGTTCGGTGTTATGCGGGCAACAATATGGCTTACTATGACAATCTCAAAGGACCGGAACCAAAGACTGGATTGACTGATCCATGTTACCAAGTTATGACAGTTGAAAG tgctttcaacaaccttgtaattccgttgattgcggctactacactctga
- the LOC130813036 gene encoding uncharacterized protein LOC130813036 isoform X3, which translates to MLQWMGGSRRKVTASRKSTQKRQKQYFEQRKRQQLQSEVAYTENNVDGLATHDDEKRNRSLDILSLLNVSKVTEQSKPLYGIENGLSMTNKATRTIQDLDSSMYLLAAHASCVSFTFIAFRMMSFLSMAFHFIFKVPTKKSEGHAFPASYHTSKSTPNQMIDEPTATEFTLPSQTREPSPCKLERLSSKKSVDDHCGNSSYGKNMDSEYLKNASSVQPSLFEIIGDDGAIDTLDKEPVQEAHVAFSIEGLGKVGTETPMQSPQHLGSMLNGDQSSFTKAAKKMNSFKNFNTLRDELATDVDCLMEDVEIPSRHNLLSRNKLGPFSDSEHELSTSKDCMHYDVKQYKMNSHCDEDEAGYVNFWNASSSFLDYPEVDEKCGVNWKNSDPIDNSFVWRNDSSDFNIERCYSPLRWQEKMPDNILDGNFHFASFDEPKYSSSMCNYHPQDRFSHFINLKDTGDSLASLGGETSSSAAVRGGCSTDMPSARRRKRHGGNVNMVLEVNDEGFQYLTSTSTSLRQEACKSSRKHTRSSSLHSKSPFFSQAPVYEHEGHCLFKEEFSLPKINSQLGSTFGSFEKNQNLGGDSFSLYTGTDFCRSKFSFKGSEKDTPIEFTSENFDARQPFRSRKSFNSSFISKSVFGDTLLDARDVEVHIQSSSPPETYGDIESPLSPELSAQESVTENVENCSKSKTPCPEKLIQVSTEIKDVPSERRLPIQEMIVKNYSGSRKLANNGISQEVRANAVEANAEDTSLSIKLTRDSDEEPKTPTELQGGTPPLCQQKVKVSVDDVRCYAGNNMAYYDNLKGPEPKTGLTDPCYQVMTVERA; encoded by the exons ATGTTGCAGTGGATGGGAGGATCAAGGCGGAAGGTTACAGCT TCTAGGAAGTCAACACAAAAGAG GCAAAAGCAGTACTTTGAGCAAAGGAAACGACAGCAGCTGCAGTCAGAGGTTGCGTATACAGAAAATAATGTTGATGGTTTAGCTACACATGACGATGAAAAGAGAAATCGATCATTGGATATCTTAAGTCTTCTCAATGTTTCAAAAGTTACAGAACAAAGCAAGCCTTTGTATGGCATTG AGAATGGATTGAGCATGACTAACAAAGCCACTCGTACCATTCAAGATCTGGATTCAAGTATGTATCTACTAGCTGCACATGCTTCATGTGTTAGCTTTACATTTATTGCATTCAGAATGATGTCATTCCTTTCCATGGCTTTCCATTTCATATTCAAAGTTCCTACAAAGAAGTCTGAAGGCCATGCCTTTCCAGCAAGTTATCACACGTCCAAAAGTACTCCAAATCAAATGATTGATGAGCCCACTGCTACAGAGTTCACTTTACCTAGTCAAACAA GGGAACCATCACCGTGTAAACTGGAAAGATTGTCCTCGAAAAAATCAGTAGATGATCATTG TGGAAACTCTTCATATGGAAAAAATATGGATTCAGAATACTTAAAGAATGCTTCCTCAGTAC AACCATCATTATTTGAAATAATTGGTGATGATGGAGCAATAGACACTTTAGACAAAGAACCTGTGCAGGAGGCTCATGTTGCATTCTCCATTGAAG GTTTAGGGAAAGTAGGAACTGAAACACCTATGCAGTCGCCACAACATCTTGGAAG TATGCTAAATGGTGATCAGTCCTCATTTACAAAGGCTGCTAAGAAAATGAATTCCTTTAAGAACTTCAATACATTGCGGGATGAACTTGCAACTGATGTG GATTGCTTGATGGAGGATGTTGAAATACCGTCTCGACACAATCTCCTATCTAGAAATAAACTCGGTCCGTTTAGTGACAGTGAGCATGAACTATCAACTTCCAAAGATTGCATGCATTATGATGTCAAGCAATACAAGATGAATTCTCATTGTGACGAAGACGAAGCTGGATATGTTAATTTCTGGAATG CTAGCTCTTCCTTCTTGGACTATCCTGAGGTTGATGAGAAATGTGGCGTGAACTGGAAGAATTCTGATCCTATTGATAACTCTTTTGTCTGGAGAAATGATTCATCAGATTTTAATATTGAAAGGTGTTATTCACCACTGAG GTGGCAAGAGAAAATGCCTGATAATATTTTAG ATGGCAATTTCCATTTTGCATCCTTCGATGAACCTAA GTACTCTTCCTCTATGTGCAATTATCATCCACAAGATCGCTTCTCTCATTTTATTAATCTGAAAGATACGGGGGATAGCTTGGCCTCATTAGG CGGAGAAACTTCTTCGTCCGCTGCAG TGAGGGGTGGGTGCAGTACTGATATGCCATCTGCAAGACGCAGAAAAAGACATGGTGGGAATGtgaacatggtattagaggtaAATGATGAAGGGTTTCAGTACCTAACGTCCACTTCCACTTCATTGAGACAAGaagcatgtaaatcatctagGAAACATACCAGATCGAGTTCATTGCATTCCAAGTCTCCCTTCTTTTCACAGGCTCCTGTCTATGAACATGAAGGTCATTGCTTATTCAAAGAAGAGTTCTCCTTGCCCAAAATAAATTCACAACTTGGGTCTACCTTTGGGTCATTTGAGAAAAACCAAAACCTGGGAGGAGATTCGTTCAGCCTTTATACTGGAACTGACTTTTGTAGATCTAAATTCTCTTTTAAGGGTTCTGAGAAAGATACTCCAATCGAGTTTACCTCAGAAAATTTTGACGCTCGCCAACCTTTCCGTTCAAGGAAATCCTTTAATTCCTCTTTCATCTCAAAATCTGTTTTTGGGGACACCTTGCTGGATGCACGTGACGTAGAAGTCCATATCCAGTCTTCAAGCCCTCCTGAGACTTATGGGGACATTGAATCTCCTCTTTCGCCTGAGTTGTCAGCGCAGGAAAGTGTCACTGAGAATGTGGAGAACTGTTCTAAGAGTAAGACACCATGTCCGGAAAAACTCATCCAAGTCTCCACCGAAATTAAGGATGTTCCATCAGAAAGAAGGTTGCCAATTCAAGAAATGATTGTAAAAAACTATAGTGGATCTCGTAAATTAGCTAATAATGGTATCTCTCAAGAAGTAAGAGCAAATGCTGTGGAAGCAAATGCAGAAGATACTTCTTTGTCCATCAAGTTGACACGTGACTCAGATGAAGAGCCGAAAACTCCTACAGA ATTGCAAGGCGGTACGCCTCCTCTTTGTCAACAGAAGGTCAAAG TTTCTGTGGATGATGTTCGGTGTTATGCGGGCAACAATATGGCTTACTATGACAATCTCAAAGGACCGGAACCAAAGACTGGATTGACTGATCCATGTTACCAAGTTATGACAGTTGAAAG AGCTTAG